The genome window GGGGCCGCATGATTAACACCCATCCCGCACTGCTCCCTGCCTTCCCCGGAGCGCATGCCGTAGCCGATGCCGTCGCCTATGGAGCGAAAATTACCGGCAGCACTATTCACCTGGTCGATTCCGGTGTGGACACAGGGCCTATCCTGGAGCAGGAGGCTGTTCCCATTCACGATGGTGACATGCCCGATACTGTCCACCGCCGCATCAAAATTGTTGAACGACGGTTGCTCGTCTCAACATTGGATGCGATCGCGCGGCGCGGTTACATTTCAGACGGACGAAAGGCATCTTTCCTTCCATGACCGACTCCCAATCCGCAACTCCTTCTCCCGCTACATCCTCCACATCCGATTCCCAGATTCCCGTAAAACGCGCACTGATCAGCGTATATAACAAAACTGGACTCGCAGATTTAGCCAGCGCTCTCCACGCTGATGGTGTTGAGATCGTGTCGACGGGGTCCACCGCTGCTCATATCGCCGATGCAGGAATCCCCGTGACGCTCGTCGAAAAGCTCACCGGTTTCCCCGAGTGCCTTGACGGTCGAGTCAAAACTCTGCATCCCAAAGTTCATGCGGGGATCCTGGCCGACACGCGAAATCCGGACCATGTTAAGCAGCTCGAAGACATGGGGATTGAGGGTTTTCAGCTTGTCGTGGTGAATTTGTATCCCTTCTCTGAAACGGTCGCGTCGGGTGCGGATCGTGACGAATGTGTGGAAAAGATCGATATCGGCGGGCCGTCGATGGTTCGTGCTGCTGCGAAGAATCACGAGTCTGTCGCGGTTGTTGTGAATCCCGACGATTATGCCGACACCGCCAAGGCAGTTCACGATGGCGGTTTTAGTTTTGCGCAGCGTGTGGACCTTGCGTCGCGCGCTTTCCAGCACACCGCGGCCTATGACGTTGCGGTGGCGACGTGGATGTCGAAGCAATCCGCGTTGACCCAGGCGTCGTCGAATGAAGATGCTGGTTCGGATAATGCTGGCTCGGACAAGACCACGTTCGGCGAGTTTGTGGGCAGCACCTACACGCTCTCGCACCCTCTTCGTTATGGCGAAAACCCGCATCAAGCTGCGGCATTGTATGTGGATCAGCATGGTCATCCGGGGTTGGCTCAGGCCGAGCAGCTCCACGGCAAAGAGATGTCCTACAACAACTACACCGATGGCGACGCTGCGTGGCGTGCTGTGTGGGATCATCCGGGCGAGACCTGTGTTGCCGTCATTAAGCATGCCAACCCGTGCGGCATCGCGATTTCCCGCGAGTCGGTTGCCGACGCTCACCGCAAAGCCCACGCCTGCGACCCCGTGTCTGCCTACGGCGGAATCATTGCGGCGAACAAGCCGGTGACGTTAGAGATGGCTCAAACGGTGAAGAAGATCTTTACCGAGGCCATCATTGCACCATCATTTGACGACGATGCCCTCGAGCTTTTGAAGACGAAGAAGAATCTTCGCATCTTGGTCGCGCCGAAGCCCGAGCGTCAAGGATTGCAGCTCAAAGAAGTAGCCGGTGGCGTGCTTGTTCAGGAACGCGATGTTCTGGATGCTCCCGGTGACGATCCGTCAACGTGGGAACTCGTTGCTGGTGACTCAGCCGATGACGAGACCTTCAACGACCTCGCCTTCGCGTGGCGTTCCGTGCGCGCCGTGAAGTCCAACGCCATTTTGCTAGCCAAGGATGGCGCGACGGTGGGCGTCGGTATGGGGCAGGTTAACCGTGTTGATTCTGCTCGGCTGTCAGTTCAGCGTGCCGGGGAGGATCGTGCTCGTGGTGCTGTTGCTGCGTCGGATGCCTTCTTCCCGTTTGCCGATGGTTTCGAGGTGCTTGCCGACGCTGGTGTGCGCGCGGTTGTTCAACCCGGTGGTTCTATCCGCGACGAGGAAGTTATTGAGGCTGCCCGCAAGGCGGGAGTCACGATGTACCTGACCAAGGAGCGTCACTTCTTCCACTAGTCAGTTGGTGTGGTTGGCTCTGGTCCACACCAACGAGGCGAGGGAAATCATGTTTTCTCGGTGTCTTTGCACGCGCGGGTCTCATTTATGGCTACTGTGAATGTGATCTGTATTGCATAGCCATCCTGGAGGAAAAATGTCTGATTCCCACGCCTCATGCCAACTCCGCCCAGACGATGTCGTCATTGTGGGGGCGAAGCGCACCCCGCAGGGGAAATTACTGGGAGCCTTGGCGTCGCAAACGTCGGTTGACCTCGGGGCTGCGGCGGTGTCGTCGGCACTGAAAGACTCCGGTGTTGCCAGCGGGGACGTGGATTATGTCGTGATGGGCCAGGTTCTGCTGGCAGGGGCGGGGCAGAATCCGGCTCGCCAGGTGGCGGTGAAGTCCGGTATTCCGCTGGACGTTCCGGCCGAGATCGT of Corynebacterium kroppenstedtii DSM 44385 contains these proteins:
- the purH gene encoding bifunctional phosphoribosylaminoimidazolecarboxamide formyltransferase/IMP cyclohydrolase; translation: MTDSQSATPSPATSSTSDSQIPVKRALISVYNKTGLADLASALHADGVEIVSTGSTAAHIADAGIPVTLVEKLTGFPECLDGRVKTLHPKVHAGILADTRNPDHVKQLEDMGIEGFQLVVVNLYPFSETVASGADRDECVEKIDIGGPSMVRAAAKNHESVAVVVNPDDYADTAKAVHDGGFSFAQRVDLASRAFQHTAAYDVAVATWMSKQSALTQASSNEDAGSDNAGSDKTTFGEFVGSTYTLSHPLRYGENPHQAAALYVDQHGHPGLAQAEQLHGKEMSYNNYTDGDAAWRAVWDHPGETCVAVIKHANPCGIAISRESVADAHRKAHACDPVSAYGGIIAANKPVTLEMAQTVKKIFTEAIIAPSFDDDALELLKTKKNLRILVAPKPERQGLQLKEVAGGVLVQERDVLDAPGDDPSTWELVAGDSADDETFNDLAFAWRSVRAVKSNAILLAKDGATVGVGMGQVNRVDSARLSVQRAGEDRARGAVAASDAFFPFADGFEVLADAGVRAVVQPGGSIRDEEVIEAARKAGVTMYLTKERHFFH